The window TGTGGCACTTAAGGAGAGTCCAGATGCCAGCTCCTATGTTAGTGCTGAACATAGTATGGCAGTAGCAGCTGGCAGATGGAACCACAGAGAACAGCTAGGGCAGGAGCATCCAATACAACTGTAGATATGTCCGATGTTAATGCAGTTAGGTCTCGGAGAGGCAAGTATTTGTATTAGTATTTGTAACCAGAGGTAGTTTTTATTTCGGTCTATCAAGCCTTGGGATCTGTACAGCTTTGCtccacagcacagccctgtctgtaAGGATGGGATTCCAATATTTCTCTGTTACAGTTTCACTTTTACTTTCAGGTCCCCTATTCTATGTCTAaactagcctttctcaacctttttaacatggggggaactcttgaaataactttcagagaacccctactataattactttatctacagctcacattaaattatgtggtggtcagtaggaaaaacgactcttacattgctggtaagTGGGaggaatgttacccttacagatagccaaaacgttCATTGTTGTcagttaaacttacctgagaggcaaattgctcattgcttaaggaaccccctggcaacctctgtaggaaccctggttgagaaatgctgttcTAGACAGTGAAAGCAAAAGCAGCACACTGAATATCTATTTTCTCCGTCACTCAGCTTCCTCCAGCTATCAGCATACTTCTTGCACATCAGATGATTGGTTTCTTGTACTGTTTGACCCTCTCTCTCCCTAAACTCTGCTGTTCAGACTGTAAGCGGACACTAGACTGGAAGAGACGGATTCTATGTCCAGTTTATGTATTtcactttcataaaaaaactgacatctAAGTTGTTATTCATGACCACAGATCTATACAATCTGAAACTGTTATCCAACATTCTAAATTaaattcattgttttgttttcttttatttaaaacacccaAACTATACAGTAAGCTCAAATGACATGGGCTTCCAGGTAGGTAAAAAATGCACACActgatatgttatttttttttagtttcggATAGAATGGAAAAGCCTAAATATTATCGCAAGTTCTCTGATTGAGATTCCTTTATGGTCACCATTTCTTTCATCCCGTCTATGTAACAACAGGACAAAAAAtaggaaagatgtttttttatttgtttgatttcctattggagagatttccccaatagtgacacaaacaacaataaaaaccccaCATATGTTCTAAATTTTCAAATACACATAATAGTATCCAAACCAATGATAGTGTTTAACCTGTAGCATCCAATCAGATTGCACTTCTGATTGGTTTCTTTGAGTTGCCTCAATGTGCATATTGTTCTTTGCCTTACGTAAGCactgcaaacactttttttttatcatagggaAGGGATGTTATATTCACCTATGTGGGGCTCCTTTtgacctttcatttttttttctccgagTGGCAATAGTTTCCACAGACAGGAAGTAAGAATATCTGCAACAGGGTCACAAAAAAAGGAGGCATCATAGTATTTTTCcactacaataaaacaaagcatTTCTCTGCCGTTGTTGTAATTGGTGATTTCCTTTACCTCCGGTCTGGTGAAACGAGGACAGAAAGGGAAAGAACATTTGGAGCCTTGGATAGAAGTGGAGCCCACAGGGGTTTTAATCCTTCTTcattctatccaaatctaaaaaaaaaaagatttaggtgaccatacactttaaatgttccTGTTAGTATTGCTAAGAGCTAATCAAGATATGGCAGTGGTAGTTTTGAACATAGACCTAAGCAGGTCTAACAAATCTTCTGGCAGTGCACGCTGGACCTAGTAGTTCCCAAAAAAAACTGAAGGCTGGATTCTGCCAAATCTGGTTTAAAGGATATTGTTTTTTACAGAGCTAAACAGGTGAAATGGGCAGTCACAGAAGTTGAAAAAAGTTACTAGGCCTAAAAAAGTTATACCTAGCAGATTAGTGCAAATACAAagtagacaaaactttttttttaaagctcaaacTTTGCTTCTACTTAAGTTCTACGTGATGTTCTCTCATTCATTCCCACATCCCAGCATGATGTTCATCTCAGCCACGCCAGCTTCCATGATATTCTGCGCTGTGGTCTTTCCATGCTGCTCCTTGAGATGACGTCTTATGGCGGGTTTGTGGGCGAACCTGACGTCGCAGTAAGAACATCGGTACGGTCGCTCCCCGCTGTGAAGGTTTAGGTGGTCGTGGAGCGTTGATTTCTGAGTGAAGCACTTGCCGCATATGTTGCAGGAGTGTGATTTCACCCCTCTGTGTACATTTATGTGGCGGTTAAGGTTGCTGCTGTGGTTAAATTGTTTCCCACAACGTGGGCACATGAAGACAAAGTGCTGTGCCCGCATGTGGAACACAAGCTTCTCCACCCCTTGAAAAGTCTCCTCGCACTTGGAGCATCTTAATGTCCGTTTTATACCTATCCGTGTGTCTCCTAAAACCATCGTCCCCAGAGATGCCAAGCCACCCAAAGCATTTCTTGGAGACCCTTCAATTACAACGCTGCTTTGACAGCCACCCATGCCCCCTTCTAAAGTCTCTTCCTCATCTTCATGATAACTACTTGGAATAATAAGTACCCCCTCTGCACTTTCCATTTCTTCACTATAGATGGCCTTCATCACTCCACCTTGTTGGATAGCTCCATCTCCCGTTTCTCCACCTTCTACAGTAGAGTTGACCAGAGCCTCCTCTGACTGTGCCACCAAATTCTGCTCTTGTTTATCCCAAGACCTCCTTCCCTTTTGCTCTACAACGTCACCTGTACCAGACTCCAATttcacaatacaaatatttgaggTTGATTCTTCATCATCttcctcatcttcttcctcttctgccATCATCAACATTTCCTCCTCACTGTCATCTGTTGTCTTAACCTCGGGTTTCA is drawn from Pyxicephalus adspersus chromosome Z, UCB_Pads_2.0, whole genome shotgun sequence and contains these coding sequences:
- the ZBTB12 gene encoding zinc finger and BTB domain-containing protein 12, producing the protein MTSAADILHFQLPGHEAATLRSMNQLRSEERFCDVTILSESLKFKGHRVVLAACSPFLRDQFLLNPGSELQVSIMHGPKVVSDLLLSCYTGLLEFPVREIVDYLTAASYLQMEHVVEKCRQALCQFIDPQIGLRDANNTNRPTPTRNASSTTTSTGPSHPIDKSRSLKPEVKTTDDSEEEMLMMAEEEEDEEDDEESTSNICIVKLESGTGDVVEQKGRRSWDKQEQNLVAQSEEALVNSTVEGGETGDGAIQQGGVMKAIYSEEMESAEGVLIIPSSYHEDEEETLEGGMGGCQSSVVIEGSPRNALGGLASLGTMVLGDTRIGIKRTLRCSKCEETFQGVEKLVFHMRAQHFVFMCPRCGKQFNHSSNLNRHINVHRGVKSHSCNICGKCFTQKSTLHDHLNLHSGERPYRCSYCDVRFAHKPAIRRHLKEQHGKTTAQNIMEAGVAEMNIMLGCGNE